One Pirellulales bacterium DNA window includes the following coding sequences:
- a CDS encoding response regulator: MLVLSRRPQEKIVFPQLGIEVEVLNVSGNTVRVGVNAPREVLVLRNEVAEKDAAGAGPLNGKTRPRPSAGKIPVPAPAPAPATARPANSAPAVAAQPAEAVALSRKWVHQLRNHLNTAGLAIQIAQTEIAAGDLNDANAKLKLAMSQLNALEAAIASGPASNGEASKNNADSNTPVVRAESLPRQIVQDPLNAPIQTEQPASLRRKPVALVVEDNENESALLAGVLRSNGFRVETASDGCHALDYLATHKRPDVVLLDMRMPRCDGPTTISAIRSNPQLNGLHVVAVSGSRSTEMGVSTGPQGVNRWFCKPLDSSRLVHELKHDLHVTTGAARPGKDKAC; this comes from the coding sequence GGCAATACGGTGCGCGTGGGCGTGAATGCCCCGCGCGAGGTGTTGGTGCTCCGGAATGAAGTGGCAGAAAAAGACGCTGCCGGCGCCGGTCCATTGAATGGCAAGACGCGGCCAAGGCCTTCTGCGGGAAAGATTCCCGTCCCCGCTCCCGCTCCGGCTCCGGCAACCGCTCGCCCGGCGAATTCGGCTCCGGCGGTTGCCGCCCAACCGGCCGAGGCCGTTGCGTTGTCGCGCAAATGGGTTCACCAGTTGCGGAATCACCTGAACACTGCCGGCCTGGCCATTCAAATTGCTCAAACTGAAATAGCGGCCGGCGATCTCAACGACGCCAATGCCAAACTGAAACTCGCCATGTCCCAATTGAATGCCTTGGAAGCCGCGATTGCCAGCGGACCGGCTTCGAACGGCGAGGCATCGAAGAACAATGCGGATTCGAACACTCCTGTTGTCCGGGCTGAATCGCTGCCGCGGCAGATCGTGCAAGATCCGCTGAACGCCCCGATCCAGACAGAACAGCCGGCCAGTCTCCGACGCAAGCCGGTGGCGCTCGTGGTGGAAGACAACGAGAACGAAAGCGCGCTTTTGGCGGGCGTTCTGCGGTCGAACGGGTTCCGCGTCGAAACCGCTTCGGATGGATGCCATGCTCTCGACTACCTGGCGACGCATAAACGGCCCGATGTCGTGCTGCTCGACATGCGAATGCCGCGTTGCGATGGGCCCACGACCATCTCCGCAATCCGCAGCAATCCGCAGTTGAACGGATTGCACGTTGTGGCTGTGAGTGGCTCGCGGTCGACGGAGATGGGCGTGAGCACGGGTCCGCAAGGTGTCAATCGCTGGTTCTGCAAGCCGCTTGATTCGAGCCGCTTGGTGCACGAGTTGAAGCACGATTTGCATGTCACGACGGGCGCGGCGCGTCCGGGAAAAGACAAAGCGTGCTAA